The proteins below come from a single Amphiura filiformis chromosome 15, Afil_fr2py, whole genome shotgun sequence genomic window:
- the LOC140170953 gene encoding uncharacterized protein, translating to MKPHNTLKRLLVHPKDKIDSSQSCDCVYEIPCQTCNKSYIGETGRKFQTRLNEHRKDTEKIKDVKYTRAKRKESITEQHKSAITDHVAQENHVIDWEGAKILEKDSNKHTRWILRGIMDQKEGQETLNRDEGVYSLNHIYDPLLRTVHPRDEKSRGKTSGSSHY from the coding sequence ATGAAGCCCCACAACACCCTCAAGAGATTGCTTGTGCATCCTAAGGACAAGATCGACTCCTCACAATCCTGCGACTGTGTATACGAAATCCCTTGCCAAACTTGTAATAAATCATATATCGGCGAGACAGGGAGAAAATTCCAAACAAGACTGAATGAACACAGAAAAGACACTGAAAAAATCAAAGATGTTAAATATACCAGAGCAAAAAGAAAAGAATCCATCACTGAACAGCATAAGTCGGCCATCACCGACCATGTAGCACAGGAGAACCACGTCATTGactgggagggggcaaagattctcGAAAAGGACTCAAATAAACACACAAGATGGATACTGCGAGGCATtatggatcagaaagaggggcAGGAGACGCTAAATCGCGATGAAGGTGTATATTCTCTAAATCACATATATGATCCACTACTAAGAACTGTGCACCCTAGGGATGAGAAGTCTCGCGGGAAAACCagtggatcatcgcattactga